In Balearica regulorum gibbericeps isolate bBalReg1 chromosome 2, bBalReg1.pri, whole genome shotgun sequence, one DNA window encodes the following:
- the NSUN2 gene encoding RNA cytosine C(5)-methyltransferase NSUN2, which produces MGRRARDRRRQQQQQRRQERDGGGDQAGWAGGYPEIVKENELFERYYRELGIVPAGEWPAFMAALREPLPATLRITGYRSHAKEILHCLKEKYFKELQDLEVDGQKVEMPQSLSWYPEELAWHTNLSRKILRKSPQLEKFHQFLVSETECGNISRQEAVSMIPPLLLDVNPHHKILDMCAAPGSKTAQLIEMLHADMDVPFPKGFVIANDVDNKRCYLLVHQAKRLNSPCIMVVNHDASSIPNLQIDVDGRKEVLFYDRILCDVPCSGDGTMRKNIDVWKKWTTQNSLQLHGLQLRIATRGVEQLAEGGRMVYSTCSLNPIENEAVIASLLEKSQGALELADVSSELPGLKRMPGITKWKVMLKDGQWFEEWKDVPSNRQTQIRPTMFPVKDEEKLKAMNLERCLRILPHHQNTGGFFVAVLIKKSPMPWNKRQPKVHQKLPQRTGDTEVTAANSNNGSECITEEPTLAENEESKKMQELQNSDTEQSKKEGVCGPPPSKKMKLFGFKEDPFVFLPEDDPLFLPIQKFYALDPSFPKMNLLTRTQEGKKRQLYMVSKELRNVLLNNSEKMKVINTGIKVWSRNSDGEQFGCAFRLAQEGIYTLYPFIHARIISVCIEDVKILLTQENPFLSKFSSETQKKVKDMAMGSIVLKYDPDPEKPDDLQCPIVLCGWQGKTSLRAFVPKNERLHYLRMMGVEVFKAKRKEEESEGKTEEEVQRRLAQTEEGMDVEDKEHDLVTKMEAEIGEESSRSPVESSAMEVENKIEDLDQSSKNDNSHVSQEGKDTDASNVKD; this is translated from the exons ATGGGCCGCCGCGCGCGCGACCgcaggcggcagcagcagcagcagcggcggcaggAGCGGGACGGCGGCGGGGACCAAGCG GGCTGGGCCGGCGGCTACCCCGAGATCGTGAAGGAGAACGAGCTGTTCGAGCGGTACTACCGGGAGCTGGGCATCGTGCCCGCCGGCGAGTGGCCCGCCTTCATGGCCGCGCTGAGGGAGCCGCTGCCCGCCACGCTGCGCATCACCGGCTACCGGAG TCACGCCAAAGAGATTCTCCACTGCTTGAAGGAAAAGTACTTCAAAGAGCTGCAGGACCTGGAGGTAGACGGCCAAAAAGTCGAAATGCCGCAGTCGCTGAGCTG GTATCCAGAAGAGTTAGCCTGGCACACTAACTTGAGTAGAAAAATCTTACGCAAGTCGCCACAACTGGAAAAGTTTCATCAGTTTCTGGTTAGCGAGACAGAATGT ggAAATATCAGTCGTCAGGAGGCTGTCAGTATGATCCCACCTCTGCTGCTTGATGTCAACCCTCATCATAAG ATTCTAGATATGTGTGCTGCACCTGGATCTAAGACTGCACAACTCATCGAAATGTTACATGCAGACATGGATGTTCCTTTTCCCA AGGGTTTTGTAATTGCGAATGATGTCGACAACAAGCGCTGCTATTTACTGGTTCATCAAGCGAAGAGATTAAACAGTCCATGCATCATGGTGGTAAATCATGATGCTTCCAGCATTCCTAATCTACAAATAGATGTTGATGGAAGAAAAGAGGTCCTCTTCTATGACAGGATTTTGTGTGACGTCCCCTGCAG TGGAGATGGAACCATGAGGAAAAACATTGATGTATGGAAGAAGTGGACAACACAAAACAGTTTGCAGCTCCATGG ATTGCAGTTAAGAATTGCAACTCGTGGTGTTGAACAACTCGCAGAAGGCGGGAGAATGGTATATTCTACGTGTTCGTTGAATCCTATCGAAAATGAGGCTGTGATTGCATCACTGCTGGAAAAGAGTCAAG GTGCCTTAGAACTTGCTGATGTCTCTTCTGAGTTGCCAGGTTTGAAGAGGATGCCAGGAATTACAAAATGGAAG GTAATGCTGAAAGATGGACAGTGGTTTGAAGAGTGGAAAGATGTGCCTTCAAATAGACAAACACAAATACGTCCTACTATGTTTCCAGTGAAAGATGAAGAGAAGCTAAAGGCAATGAATCTAGAGCGTTG TCTTAGGATATTACCACATCACCAGAACACAGGAGGTTTCTTTGTTGCtgtgttaataaaaaaatctccaatGCCGTGGAATAAACGCCAGCCTAAG GTTCATCAGAAATTACCACAAAGAACAGGAGATACTGAAGTGACAGCAGCTAATTCAAATAATGGTTCTGAATGTATTACTGAAGAACCAACActtgctgaaaatgaagagtctaagaaaatgcaagaattGCAGAATTCAGACActgagcaaagcaaaaaggaaggagTATGTGG accACCACCatctaaaaaaatgaagctgtttgGTTTCAAAGAAGACCCTTTCGTGTTTCTCCCTGAAGATGATCCATTATTCCTTCCTatcca GAAGTTTTATGCATTGGACCCATCATTTCCCAAGATGAATTTACTAACTCGAacacaggaaggaaagaagagacagCTGTACATGGTTTCTAAGGAGCTAAGGAATGTGCTTCTGAACAACAGTGAGAAGATGAAG GTTATTAACACAGGGATAAAAGTTTGGTCTCGCAACAGTGATGGTGAACAGTTTGGATGTGCATTCAGATTAGCACAAGAG gGAATTTATACTCTATACCCATTCATTCATGCAAGGATTATCAGTGTCTGCATAGAAGATGTTAAAATTCTGCTAACACAGGAAAATCCATTCTTAAGTAAATTTAGCagtgaaacacagaagaaagtcAAAGACATGG CAATGGGAAGTATAGTTCTGAAGTACGACCCAGACCCTGA AAAACCTGATGATCTTCAGTGTCCTATAGTGCTGTGTGGTTGGCAAGGAAAGACATCGCTCCGTGCCTTTGTGCCCAAGAATGAGAGACTTCATTACCTGAGGATGATGGGAGTTGAAGTGTTtaaagcaaagaggaaagaggaagaatcaGAAGgtaaaacagaggaagaagttCAACGTAGGCTGGCACAAACAGAGGAAGGAATGGATGTGGAAGATAAAGAACATGATTTAGTCAcaaaaatggaagcagaaataGGTGAAGAATCTTCCCGTAGTCCTGTGGAAAGCAGTGCTAtggaagtagaaaataaaattgaggaTTTAGATCAATCTAGTAAAAATGACAACAGTCATGTAAGCCAGGAAGGCAAAGACACGGATGCGAGTAATGTGAAAGATTAA